One Paenibacillus crassostreae DNA segment encodes these proteins:
- a CDS encoding DUF1146 family protein yields MNSSISGTISNVVSVDGLVSIVISLICIWLSWWALQNLKLDLLIRNPQGAQGKLLQVLLSIVLGRFVAGFILDYLNWSQMLKYMF; encoded by the coding sequence GTGAATAGTAGCATATCAGGCACAATTTCTAACGTTGTAAGTGTAGATGGGCTCGTGTCCATTGTCATTTCGCTTATTTGTATATGGTTATCGTGGTGGGCATTACAGAATTTAAAGTTAGACTTATTGATTCGTAACCCACAGGGAGCGCAAGGTAAGTTACTTCAGGTACTTTTGTCCATAGTACTCGGTCGATTTGTTGCAGGTTTTATTCTTGATTATCTAAATTGGAGCCAAATGCTAAAGTATATGTTCTGA
- the murA gene encoding UDP-N-acetylglucosamine 1-carboxyvinyltransferase, whose product MSKFIVRGGNRLIGNVKVSGAKNSVLPIIAASILGETGVSTIYDAPPLDDVITISKVLESLGVKVSYDNETLHVNAEEITTCEAPYEYVRKMRASFLVMGPLLSRMGYTRISLPGGCAIGTRPIDQHLKGFEALGAEISLGQGFIEAKSNGKLRGAKIYLDVASVGATENIMMAATLAEGITTIENAAKEPEIVDLANYLNSMGAKVRGAGTGIIRIEGVEKLHGVEHTVIPDRVEAGTYMVAAAITGGDVYVEGAIADHLGPVISKMEEMGVKIEPDENGIRVTAKHPLRSVDIKTLPYPGFPTDMQSQMMALLLVSEGTSVVTETVFENRFMHVDEFQLMNALIKVEGRSAIVTGRTKLSGAKVCATDLRAGAALILLGLVADGTTEVSGVHHIERGYVHIAEKLSALGADIWRIDVDEPVLESVKEQPVQQKVKDEVKRFSTQPTWV is encoded by the coding sequence ATGAGCAAATTTATCGTCCGCGGTGGCAATAGATTGATCGGAAATGTTAAAGTTAGCGGAGCTAAAAATTCAGTTCTTCCGATCATCGCTGCCTCTATACTGGGGGAAACAGGGGTAAGTACGATCTACGATGCCCCTCCCCTTGACGATGTGATTACAATCAGTAAAGTTTTGGAATCACTAGGTGTGAAGGTGAGTTATGACAACGAAACCTTACATGTAAATGCAGAAGAAATAACGACTTGTGAAGCGCCTTATGAGTATGTACGCAAGATGCGTGCTTCTTTTCTTGTGATGGGGCCTTTATTGTCGCGTATGGGCTACACTCGAATTTCTTTGCCTGGTGGCTGTGCCATCGGTACAAGACCAATTGATCAGCATTTGAAAGGATTCGAAGCTTTAGGTGCGGAGATTAGTCTTGGTCAAGGTTTCATTGAAGCTAAAAGTAATGGTAAACTACGTGGAGCCAAGATCTATCTGGATGTTGCAAGCGTAGGAGCCACTGAGAATATTATGATGGCAGCTACTTTGGCAGAGGGTATAACAACAATTGAGAATGCAGCAAAGGAACCTGAAATTGTCGATTTAGCGAATTATTTGAATAGTATGGGTGCCAAAGTTCGCGGTGCCGGTACGGGGATTATTCGTATTGAAGGTGTAGAGAAGTTGCATGGTGTTGAACATACGGTTATTCCTGACCGCGTTGAAGCAGGTACATATATGGTGGCTGCTGCGATTACAGGTGGGGATGTATACGTAGAAGGAGCAATTGCGGATCATCTAGGTCCTGTCATTTCCAAGATGGAAGAGATGGGTGTGAAAATTGAACCAGACGAGAATGGCATTCGTGTTACTGCGAAACATCCACTACGTTCGGTAGATATCAAGACGCTCCCTTATCCAGGATTCCCTACTGATATGCAGTCACAGATGATGGCTTTGTTACTTGTATCTGAAGGTACAAGTGTCGTTACCGAAACTGTGTTTGAGAATCGATTCATGCATGTTGATGAATTCCAGCTTATGAACGCTTTGATTAAAGTTGAAGGGCGTTCTGCAATTGTTACAGGTCGAACCAAACTGAGTGGTGCTAAAGTATGTGCTACGGATCTTCGTGCAGGAGCTGCATTGATCTTACTTGGCCTTGTAGCTGATGGCACTACAGAAGTTAGTGGTGTACACCATATTGAGCGAGGATATGTTCATATCGCTGAGAAGTTATCCGCACTTGGTGCCGATATTTGGCGAATTGACGTAGATGAGCCTGTATTGGAGTCTGTGAAGGAGCAACCTGTTCAACAGAAAGTTAAAGATGAAGTGAAACGATTCTCGACTCAACCTACTTGGGTTTAA